The genomic DNA CACGCCCCTGCGCGAGGGGCGACCAAGACCTTGGAATTAATTGTGCCGCATCCAAAGTTTCAATCCACGCCCCTGCGCGAGGGGCGACGAGTACGGAACAACAGCAACCCATAACAATATATTGTTTCAATCCACGCCCCTGCGCGAGGGGCGACCTGTCAGATCCTGCCACTCGCCACGGACGTTTTTGTTTCAATCCACGCCCCTGCGCGAGGGGCGACGTGACAACAATGTTCCGTGCATCCTGAAATAGAAGTTTCAATCCACGCCCCTGCGCGAGGGGCGACTTCTACAACCAGGCGGCGCTGAGCAAGTTCAACGTTTCAATCCACGCCCCTGCGCGAGGGGCGACACACGTTGACCATCAAAGCGACCAGCGCAGGAACAGGTTTCAATCCACGCCCCTGCGCGAGGGGCGACTGGTTATTTTCACTGAAGAATGCGGTTTTTATGGTTTCAATCCACGCCCCTGCGCGAGGGGCGACTTTGGCAATTAGCAACATTGTTTGCGTTAGAATGTTTCAATCCACGCCCCTGCGCGAGGGGCGACAGGACTGGACAGGGGGGGGGGAGGGGTTTTCCGGTTTCAATCCACGCCCCTGCGCGAGGGGCGACGAGGATTGGCCTGCAGTTGAGCCGCGAGAGCGAGGTTTCAATCCACGCCCCTGCGCGAGGGGCGACATAGAATCAGTTTCTTCATCTTCCCCTCCTTGTTGTTTCAATCCACGCCCCTGCGCGAGGGGCGACAGTACTACTCAAAAATATTTATTTCATAACGACATGCAGCCTGCTTTCTGCGAACCTGCCTTTCAATGTGCATCGTACATCAAATTGTCAAAGAGCAAAACAAAAATTATTCTTCTTTTCTTATATGTTGTGATTGCTGCGAACTCAACCGCATACCCATGTGAGCTTCAGGTTCGCAACAGCATTTCAAACAATCAACGGCCCCTCCTGATCTAATGTTGCCTTGGCCCCTACATGTTCAACACGATGCTGCCAATTGGAACCAAGATAGTAGAATCTCAGGCTGTCTTTCTCAGGATCGATCTCGGAAATCAGCCGCTCCTTCAGCTTGGTCCATTGCGCGGGGTCTACAATACACTCGAAGACGGAATACTGAACCCTTTGTCCGTAATCCTGACATGCTTTTGCAACCCTGCGCAAACGACGCTGGCCTTTCAGTTCATCGGTTGCAACGTCATAGCTCACAAGCACAAACATGTTTCACCATCACTTCCAAATAAACGCCGGATAATTATCAATATCTCCCCTGAGATAGCGCGCCATCAGCAATGCCTGCACGTACGGAAGAAGGCCGATTGCTACTTTCTCCTTAAGAAAAGGGTGTTCTATTTCTTCCTGCTTGCGTTTCTGATACGCAACGAGTACGGTTTTTCTTGTCTCATCATCCATCCATACCGCCCCTGATTCTTTTTTCTTGAATCCCTTTGCCTGCACTTGCCCAAGATTAATCAAAGAAAGCGTGAGCCGGTCGGCAATGAAATGCCTGAATTCCTCCATAATGTCAAGGGCAAGGCCGTAACGTCCCGGACGGTCCCTGTGCAGGAAGCCGACTGCCGGATCGAGACCAACTGTCTCAAGTCCTGAACGCACATCGTGCATTAAAAGGGTATAAATAAACGACAACAGGCAGTTTACCTTATCAAGCGGCGGCCTGCGATTCCTTTCCCGGAATGTAAAATCATCTTTCTGCGAAGTAATCAAATGATCGAAAACTTCGAAGTATGTATTTGCCGATTCCCCCTCTATTCCCCGAATAATATCGAGCGGAAAATCCGCCTGTAATCGCCTGAGCGAACCTGAAAGCTGTTGCGAAGCAAGAGAAATAGCATCTGAATCTACCTTTTCTGAATGGTCTCTTAATGCACGCTGGAGCACAGTACGGCAGTTTGCGAGTTTGCCTGTCAAGAGTG from Nitrospirota bacterium includes the following:
- the cas2 gene encoding CRISPR-associated endonuclease Cas2, producing the protein MFVLVSYDVATDELKGQRRLRRVAKACQDYGQRVQYSVFECIVDPAQWTKLKERLISEIDPEKDSLRFYYLGSNWQHRVEHVGAKATLDQEGPLIV
- the cas1c gene encoding type I-C CRISPR-associated endonuclease Cas1c, whose amino-acid sequence is MKKLLNTLFVTTQGAYLSKESETIVVKIDGEVAMRLPIHTLGGIVCFGQVSCSPYLMGFCAENQVAISFLTENGSFLAKVQGPVSGNVLLRREQYRRADDLHASAFIARALLTGKLANCRTVLQRALRDHSEKVDSDAISLASQQLSGSLRRLQADFPLDIIRGIEGESANTYFEVFDHLITSQKDDFTFRERNRRPPLDKVNCLLSFIYTLLMHDVRSGLETVGLDPAVGFLHRDRPGRYGLALDIMEEFRHFIADRLTLSLINLGQVQAKGFKKKESGAVWMDDETRKTVLVAYQKRKQEEIEHPFLKEKVAIGLLPYVQALLMARYLRGDIDNYPAFIWK